Proteins encoded together in one Deinococcus hopiensis KR-140 window:
- a CDS encoding NADH:flavin oxidoreductase/NADH oxidase: MTLPASNTASAEGATLPLLFTPLKLHSLTLPNRAVVSPMCMYSSQNGLANDFHLVHLGQYALGGAGLILTEAAAVSPEGRISPEDLGLWADEHIVPLGHITDFVHRFGGLIGVQLAHAGRKASTYSPWRGRGAVPPEAGGWQVIGPDDQPFHVTYPRPVTMTAEDIRRVTADFAAAARRAQMAGFDVVEVHAAHGYLLHEFLSPLANTRTDEYGGPFENRARFLLEVVRAVRAVWPMHLPLFVRVSATDWADGGWSVDEAAQLASLLRYEGVDVLDVSSGGLTAAQQITAGPLYQVPFAARIKAEVPDLHVMAVGMIETPGQAEQVLRDGAADLTALARTFLRDPHWTQRAARELGVTPALPDVYGRAGW; this comes from the coding sequence ATGACCCTTCCCGCCTCAAACACGGCTTCTGCCGAGGGGGCCACCCTGCCCCTGCTCTTTACCCCGCTCAAACTGCACAGCCTGACCCTGCCCAACCGCGCCGTCGTGTCGCCCATGTGCATGTATTCCTCGCAAAACGGGCTGGCCAACGACTTTCACCTCGTCCACCTCGGCCAATACGCGCTGGGCGGCGCGGGCCTGATTCTCACCGAGGCCGCCGCCGTCTCACCAGAAGGCCGCATCAGCCCCGAGGACCTGGGTCTGTGGGCCGACGAACACATCGTGCCCCTGGGGCACATCACCGACTTCGTTCACCGTTTCGGCGGGCTCATTGGCGTGCAGCTCGCGCACGCGGGGCGCAAGGCGAGCACCTATTCCCCCTGGCGCGGCCGGGGCGCGGTGCCCCCGGAGGCGGGCGGCTGGCAGGTTATCGGCCCGGACGATCAGCCCTTTCACGTGACCTACCCCCGGCCCGTCACCATGACGGCGGAAGACATCCGCCGCGTGACCGCCGACTTCGCCGCCGCCGCCCGCCGCGCCCAGATGGCGGGCTTTGACGTGGTCGAGGTCCACGCCGCCCACGGCTACCTGCTGCACGAGTTCCTGTCGCCGCTCGCCAATACGCGCACTGACGAGTACGGCGGTCCCTTCGAAAACCGCGCGCGCTTCTTGCTGGAGGTGGTCCGGGCCGTCCGGGCCGTGTGGCCCATGCATCTGCCCCTCTTCGTGCGGGTGAGCGCCACCGACTGGGCCGACGGCGGCTGGAGCGTAGACGAGGCCGCCCAGCTCGCCTCGCTGCTCCGGTACGAGGGCGTGGACGTGCTGGACGTGAGCAGCGGCGGCCTCACCGCCGCTCAGCAGATCACCGCCGGGCCGCTGTACCAGGTGCCTTTCGCCGCCCGCATCAAGGCCGAGGTGCCGGACCTGCACGTGATGGCCGTCGGCATGATCGAGACGCCCGGTCAGGCTGAACAGGTGCTGCGGGACGGCGCGGCCGATCTGACGGCCCTTGCCCGAACCTTCTTGCGTGACCCCCACTGGACCCAACGGGCGGCGCGCGAACTGGGGGTTACACCCGCGCTGCCAGACGTGTACGGGCGGGCGGGATGGTGA
- a CDS encoding GNAT family N-acetyltransferase, which yields MHIVSSLDGLTPTHLHGFFESWPKPPTPQTLRRLLSQSYRISLAVEEDGQVVGLAQATGDGVLTAFIPMLEVHASHQGRGPELMRHLLDNSATCTPWT from the coding sequence ATGCACATCGTTTCCAGTCTGGACGGCCTCACGCCCACACATCTGCACGGCTTTTTCGAAAGCTGGCCGAAGCCACCGACACCCCAGACGCTGCGCCGCCTCCTGTCCCAGTCGTACCGCATTTCCCTCGCCGTAGAAGAAGACGGCCAGGTGGTGGGCCTCGCCCAGGCCACCGGCGACGGCGTGCTGACCGCCTTTATTCCGATGCTTGAAGTCCACGCCTCCCACCAGGGCCGGGGCCCGGAGCTGATGCGCCACCTGCTGGACAACTCGGCGACCTGTACGCCGTGGACCTGA